A window of Chitinophaga sp. MM2321 contains these coding sequences:
- a CDS encoding glucosamine-6-phosphate deaminase has translation MNNITTTTDLLQVQRYASRAAMGAAAASIAADKIIQLLAAKESVNIIFAAAPSQNEFLSALVAHTGIDWQRVRAFHMDEYVGLPASAPQGFGNFLKERIFGKLPFAAVHYINGNAADLPAECSRYAALLEQYPADIVHMGIGENAHIAFNDPHVADFNDPLLVKVVELDEACRRQQVNDGCFATLEAVPVHAVTLTVPALMKAAFIYCMVPGEKKAAAVYHTLHDAIQEKYPSTILRTHAAAVLFIDEDSAAQL, from the coding sequence ATGAACAACATTACAACAACAACTGACCTGTTACAGGTACAGCGTTATGCCAGCCGTGCAGCCATGGGAGCTGCTGCTGCCAGTATAGCCGCTGATAAAATTATTCAATTACTGGCGGCAAAGGAAAGTGTAAACATCATCTTTGCAGCTGCGCCTTCGCAGAATGAATTCCTGTCGGCGCTGGTAGCGCATACCGGTATTGACTGGCAGCGGGTGCGCGCCTTTCATATGGATGAATATGTGGGCTTGCCGGCATCGGCGCCACAAGGCTTTGGCAACTTCCTGAAGGAAAGGATCTTCGGCAAACTTCCTTTTGCAGCAGTACATTATATCAATGGCAATGCCGCTGATCTGCCGGCAGAATGCAGTCGCTACGCGGCTTTGCTGGAACAGTATCCGGCTGATATTGTACACATGGGTATCGGGGAAAATGCGCACATCGCTTTCAATGATCCACATGTAGCTGATTTCAACGATCCGTTATTAGTGAAGGTGGTGGAACTCGATGAGGCATGCCGCCGCCAACAGGTGAATGACGGCTGCTTCGCTACCCTGGAAGCGGTACCGGTGCATGCTGTTACCTTAACGGTTCCTGCCCTGATGAAAGCGGCCTTTATTTATTGTATGGTACCGGGTGAGAAAAAAGCTGCCGCGGTATATCATACCCTGCATGATGCCATTCAGGAAAAATACCCTTCTACGATACTGCGCACACATGCGGCGGCTGTTCTTTTTATTGATGAAGACAGTGCCGCACAGTTGTAA
- a CDS encoding M20 family metallopeptidase translates to MLKEKIRQLASQLQTETVANRRHLHAHPELSFKEYNTAAFVAEKLQALHIPFQPMANTGIVALVKGDKPGSDRVVALRADIDALPITELNDVAYKSQNSGVMHACGHDVHTSSLLTTAAILNSLKADFSGTIKFIFQPAEELVPGGASIMIKEGVLENPRPLSILGQHTMPELPAGKVGFRGGRYMASNDEIFITVKGKGGHGAMPHLGIDPVVIACHMVIALQQIVSRRANVMSPSVLSFGRMIANGASNVIPDEVRLEGTFRSLDEQWRKEAHDKIRKMAVTLAESMEGSCDIEIRKGYPVLINEDKLTAATRAHAIDFLGEDNVLDLDIWMAAEDFAYYSQVADACFYRLGVRNEEKGIISGLHTATFDADDHALETGAGLMAYLALKTLDQD, encoded by the coding sequence ATGCTGAAAGAAAAGATCCGGCAGCTGGCCAGCCAACTGCAGACGGAAACAGTGGCTAACCGCCGCCACCTGCATGCACACCCGGAACTCTCTTTTAAGGAATATAATACCGCCGCTTTTGTGGCGGAAAAACTACAGGCACTCCATATTCCTTTCCAACCGATGGCTAATACCGGCATCGTTGCGCTCGTGAAGGGCGACAAGCCCGGTAGTGACAGGGTAGTGGCCTTACGCGCCGATATCGATGCATTGCCTATCACAGAGCTGAATGACGTGGCTTATAAGTCGCAGAACAGTGGCGTGATGCATGCCTGTGGTCATGATGTACACACCTCTTCGTTACTCACTACCGCCGCGATCCTTAACAGCCTGAAAGCTGATTTTTCAGGAACCATAAAATTTATTTTTCAGCCGGCGGAAGAACTGGTACCGGGAGGCGCCAGTATCATGATCAAAGAAGGGGTGCTGGAAAACCCGCGTCCACTCAGTATTCTGGGGCAACACACCATGCCGGAGCTGCCTGCCGGAAAAGTAGGTTTCCGGGGCGGCCGTTATATGGCCAGCAATGATGAGATATTCATCACCGTAAAAGGGAAAGGCGGTCATGGCGCCATGCCACACCTGGGGATCGATCCTGTGGTGATTGCCTGTCATATGGTGATTGCCTTGCAGCAGATCGTCAGCCGGCGGGCAAATGTGATGTCACCTTCGGTACTGTCATTTGGCAGGATGATCGCCAACGGCGCCAGTAATGTTATTCCGGATGAAGTAAGACTGGAAGGTACCTTCCGTTCGCTGGACGAGCAATGGCGCAAAGAAGCGCATGACAAGATCCGGAAAATGGCGGTTACCCTGGCGGAAAGTATGGAAGGTAGCTGTGATATCGAGATCCGCAAAGGCTATCCTGTACTGATCAATGAAGATAAGTTAACTGCGGCCACCCGCGCCCATGCTATAGATTTTTTAGGAGAAGACAATGTACTGGACCTCGACATCTGGATGGCGGCAGAAGATTTTGCCTACTATTCACAGGTGGCGGATGCCTGCTTTTACCGGCTGGGCGTACGTAATGAGGAAAAAGGTATCATATCCGGCCTGCATACCGCCACTTTTGATGCCGATGATCATGCACTCGAAACCGGTGCCGGCCTGATGGCTTACCTGGCCCTAAAAACACTGGACCAGGATTAA
- a CDS encoding response regulator — protein sequence MTRRTILVIDDDADDRTFFKEAMKEVSPEIETYTCESGIQAIALLSDETLLPPDYIFLDLNMPLMNGKECLLELGKILHRQLTKIIVLSTSALKEDMEDSIRLGAKLFLTKPNSFEGLCKILKDVIEEGWQKQFLKR from the coding sequence GATGATGATGCCGATGACAGAACTTTTTTTAAAGAAGCGATGAAGGAAGTATCACCGGAAATAGAAACCTACACCTGTGAAAGCGGGATACAGGCGATTGCACTGCTATCTGACGAAACACTACTCCCTCCCGACTATATCTTCCTTGATTTAAATATGCCATTAATGAATGGTAAGGAATGTTTGCTGGAATTAGGCAAGATCCTTCACCGGCAACTGACAAAGATTATTGTGCTCAGTACTTCAGCTTTGAAGGAAGATATGGAAGATAGTATCCGGCTCGGGGCAAAACTCTTTCTGACCAAACCCAACTCTTTTGAAGGCTTATGTAAAATACTCAAAGACGTAATAGAAGAAGGGTGGCAAAAACAATTCTTAAAGCGGTAA
- a CDS encoding HAMP domain-containing sensor histidine kinase — protein sequence MLKNKIGAVSDRFKRVFNFLVGFPDEVSFENRNFNSICIIALLVILFNIPFDIIIGLKATTYLLLGMFVALASLYYLSRFRNKPVLSMSISIILINALFGVNYFFSSGIEGSSLLIYTLTFFLIMLVSPRQYGWWLLLNLLVVTCLVIYEYYHPESIPRVYSDRSYFFADLMYAYVTGIMVIFCGTLYLKRVYNTEKQKGEEKNKVLESMNTEKNKLFSIISHDLRSPMANIQSYLELMKDMELPQEDKKQLEAELLQMVNNTQEMLYNMLSWSKTQLQGLAVNLAPVNIAEAVTPILKINDTLISKKKITLQHQIDPSLEAIADLNMLQLIIRNIIGNAIKFTPAGGSIYIRADKQGDECILTVEDTGTGIDPRWKEEIFSLKARSTFGTGNEKGIGLGLYLCKEYTAAQHGRIWFEPNRKVGSAFYLALPTRIKG from the coding sequence ATGCTAAAGAACAAAATAGGAGCTGTTTCAGATCGGTTTAAAAGGGTCTTTAACTTCCTCGTTGGCTTCCCGGATGAAGTTTCTTTTGAAAACCGGAACTTCAACTCTATCTGCATTATTGCACTCCTTGTTATTTTGTTCAATATCCCATTTGATATTATTATCGGGTTAAAGGCAACTACCTACCTCCTTCTTGGCATGTTTGTGGCGCTGGCCAGCCTGTACTACCTGTCCAGGTTCAGGAACAAGCCTGTCCTTAGTATGAGCATCAGTATTATACTGATCAATGCCCTTTTTGGGGTAAATTATTTCTTCAGCTCCGGCATTGAAGGCTCCTCCCTGTTGATCTATACCCTGACCTTTTTCCTGATCATGCTGGTATCTCCGCGGCAGTATGGCTGGTGGCTGCTCCTCAACCTGCTGGTAGTAACCTGCCTGGTTATTTATGAATATTATCATCCGGAGAGCATTCCGCGCGTATACAGCGATCGCAGCTACTTCTTTGCGGACCTGATGTACGCCTATGTAACCGGTATTATGGTTATTTTCTGCGGAACGCTTTACCTTAAAAGGGTCTATAACACAGAAAAGCAGAAAGGAGAAGAGAAAAACAAGGTACTGGAGAGCATGAATACCGAGAAAAACAAGCTCTTTTCTATCATCTCCCACGATTTACGCAGTCCGATGGCCAATATCCAGTCGTACCTGGAATTGATGAAGGACATGGAATTGCCGCAGGAAGATAAAAAACAGCTGGAAGCAGAACTACTGCAAATGGTCAATAATACCCAGGAGATGCTGTACAACATGCTTTCCTGGTCCAAAACGCAGTTACAGGGCCTCGCCGTTAACCTGGCCCCTGTTAACATTGCGGAAGCAGTCACCCCTATCCTGAAGATCAACGATACGTTGATCTCAAAAAAAAAGATTACCCTCCAGCATCAGATCGATCCTTCTCTTGAAGCCATCGCAGACCTCAATATGCTGCAACTGATCATACGCAATATCATCGGGAATGCCATCAAATTCACCCCCGCCGGAGGTAGTATCTATATCAGGGCAGATAAACAGGGCGATGAATGCATATTGACCGTAGAAGACACCGGCACCGGTATCGATCCCCGGTGGAAGGAAGAGATCTTTTCCCTCAAAGCCAGGTCCACTTTCGGAACCGGTAATGAAAAAGGGATCGGTTTAGGACTTTACCTCTGCAAAGAATACACTGCCGCCCAACATGGCAGGATATGGTTTGAACCCAATAGAAAAGTGGGAAGCGCGTTTTACTTAGCTCTACCGACGAGGATTAAAGGATGA